TGTGCCCTCTCGATTTCTCACTGAGCTGAAGGCTCAGGCCAAAAGAAAGTGACTCGGGCTCTAAAGAAATGTCGGCAATACTATTAGCAGCTGCAAGTGATGaggtaaagaaaaaaaaagaaagaaaactatCTTCTCTGTACATTTGTGACAAAGCTTACTGATCCTTGTGATCACTTTGGCCCTTgcataaaagaaaaggaaagacaGGAGGCGCACGGGACGCTGCGTTCCTAGCTTTGATTTCACCAAAGCTACCTGACGAGCAAAGCTAAAGCGTAATCTCTTCTCTGTTTGCGCTGTAACTGTAAAAGCAAAGGAGCAGCAGGGGCTGTCGGGAAGGATGAACCAGCAGGAACAAGATTAGCAAGGGGTTCAATTCGATCACCGGACCTTTGCGTGCGCCCGCGGAGAAGAACTCGTTGGCCTGTCGCTGGATGGATTCCCGGGCTACAGTTGCCACGGATGGCCGAGCGAGGGGAGTCGAGCCGCCACGACCTGCCGGCTTCCGAGCAGCAACCGGCACGCACCCTGCCGGCGAGCGGGGCgaggcggccgggcggcggcccCAGCGCCAGCCGCGGCcgggccccgcggcggcgcgccactGGAGGAGGCCCGgacggggaggggaggcgaacagaaaaaaaaaagtgcgCTCTGGTGGGCCGGAGAATTGAACGCTGGTGGGCCGCTTCTGACCTATCTTGGCCTGCTACGCCACACACAGCCGCAGCCACAGGCCCAGGTTGGCCTGCTTCCGCTACTCGCCGTCGCCTTCCAGCCGCCGCtgcgcgtcttttttatttttatatttttcaaaaaaaaattacagaaatatatttttaattttaaattttacagttctatacccctaccgcctggcagggggcggcagggacttatatataaataaaaatatttttttgcgtAGAGGTCCTTGGCGGGTGCCtatatattataaaaaaaattatttttatttatatatagatccttaccgccccctgccgggcggtaggggtatagaactgcAAAATCtaaaatcaaaaatatatttctataaaattttttttgaaaatataaaaataaaaaagacgtcagccgctgccgcctccgcaACTGGCAGCTGGTCTGCCAGCCACGGCGTGCCCGAAGTCCGTCTCTGGCGGAAGCAAGTGTCGCCGGGATTCAAGCCTCTAGGTCACATTGATCCCGGGGGCTCATCCGCAGTGCGTGCATACCTCGATTTCTTCAGATCAATGTATTCTTTTCATGTTTATAATCATTACCACAATAGAAATACATCTTTGTACAACAGTACCTGGTAACTAGGACTAGTAATCGCCTCCGATTACGAGCTATCTTAGCACGTCTTCCATATCTTGCATATTGGTGTCTGAATCTGTCTCATTTAACTCTTCTTTGACTGAAGCTTCACCATTTCTTCATAAAATCCCTTTGGATTTTGGGCAAAATACCGTGAAACTTTTGATGAAAATTGTTTGAAACATTGATTTACTACCTCAAGTGATTAGACAGAGCTCCTGCCAAgtattcttttttaaaaaaatgtttcaAATTTGAATGCCTACTTTGAATCCTGAATATTTTCTTGAACATCTGATTTGCTGTTTATGAAACTTGCATGGAATGTAAGGTTTCAGTTTTCTGAAACTTGAAAAACACTATCCCGTGGGGGTAAAATACCGTGTTTTGCCAAACCATGTCAGAAGCTTTACCGTGTTCAGCTGCGCTCTTATTCATACTTAAAAAGGATCAAAATGTAGTTTTGCCAAGCCACGTCAGAAATTATGCCAATCTAGTTTTAAATtggttttttttcttccctGCCTGTTATCAAAATATTGTCATGATTTTTCCATTCTTGTGAAATACATGTACtgttgaaaaagaaaaattcttCAGAGTGGAATGAATTGCAGCTCTAACTCTCATGATAGGAACAAAATCGCTCTCTCTGGCTTAAAATTTTCAGTTTGTGATTTTGACTCCAGCATGATTGTCCAATGTCCATCTCTATCTAGGATTTGATCTCAACTTTTTGAGGTGGTTTTCTACAGAAGCTTCTGACCGTGCCTCTCGTTGTCATAGCCTGTGCTCTGGTTTGTACTCCGGTCTGTCTTTGTTTTCTTTAGGATTTATTTCCTTTTCACAACTCCTTCGTGATGATGTGTTGTGTGAAATTACGTTAAAGGAAAAAGTGTAGTGTCGTAACGTCAGATCTGCCTatgccctcaaaaaaaaaaacgtcaGATCTGCCTATTGGTTAACCAGTAAACCACACTTTGTTTCATATCAAATTGGCATGTATTCAATATTTCAATTTATTGTTTAAAGTTAGCATCTAGTTGTGATTTACTTTCTGGGAATGTTCTTGAATTTTGTGCCAAAGGTTAGCCATGTCCCCTTAAAAAGGGATAAACACGGGAGCTTTATGATACAGGAAACAACCTAAGGCAGCATAGTTCTTCTGAGCTACTCCTCATCAGATGAATTGAACGTAACTCTGATGTGAATTAGATGCCAAAACATCATAGAAAATCGTTCCTACTGAGAATAATCAGTGATGGATTATTATGGTAAACACAATTTGGCCTCGTATCTTTTCCCTTTTAGCTAATTTATCAGCTTGAGTGAGTTTAGATATTCGCCCATTGTTTTCATCCCATGCAAGATTTACTTTTCCTGTTACGGATTTGCTTTGAATAATGCACAACACAGCTCTGCTAGAACGCTCTAGCAGGAGCTTTTTTTGAAACCTCTCATCTGGATACAGCTGTAGCATCTGTTCGTATACAGACACGCACCTACaaccacacacacgcacacctcaCACACACCACAAGTATACAACCAGACCTACAACTATACACAGATATCAAGACACGTCCTTAGAGAGATCACTAGAGTCATCGAGGCTCCGGCGACGGGCGCATCGCAGTCCCTTTGTGGCTCCACGCGTTGAGAGGCTCATCTGAGATTATTTAGGGAACCTACTGTTTCCGGGTGCGAAATCTGCGTCGAGCGGCGCTCGAACGCGGACGGCGGGCGCTCCACCGAGCGGACCCAGCCAACCGAGCTACGGCTCGTTCGCCTCTAGCAGGAGCTTGAGTGACAAGGAGGAAGAAGTCCAGAGTGGTAGGCCCCAAAGGCCATTGTTTTCACCCTTGTCACCTAGCAGGAAGGACAAGCCCACACACAAGCTCCTCTCTCTCTGCCGTCTCCCTTGCTGCAAGGAGCTCCAAGCCGTGTGAGTGTGATGCTGACGTGTGCCTGCACTCGTCTATACCTCTCTCCCACTGGCACCCTGTTTCCCTGCAGTGAAGGAAGAGAAAGGGGGAAAGACAGCAATCCTATTTGAAGGTTGATGCTTGGAAAGCAACTGTTATATATAGGCCCTTGATACTTCTACTCTTTGCTGCCTAAGCTCGTTCTGTTGTGTAACTGCTAGATCCTGCAGTTTTTGTTCTTGCATCGGCTTGCCATGGACAGAGTAGGAGCAGGTGTTCCCATGGATGCAGGCCAGGATTTGTGGGACTGGGAGGTCCTGCCTGACCGCAGGAGCTTCTCCATGGGCCATGGCAGCATGCATCCTAATGGTAAGAATCTTCagctttcttttcaaaaaaaaaaagaatcttcaGCACTTGATCTGCTTAATCCTGATCATGATCAGCAGTGACTCTTATTCTTGTGATTGATTGCATGCCAGCTCAAGAGACAGAGGAAATTGTTCTGCCTCCGTCAGGAGATGCTGCTGTGGCCGACGAGCCTGACGTCGAGTGCAAGGACATCGGCGTCGTGCTGGATGAGACCAAGCCAGTGCCTAGTGTTGCCGATCTGATGGTCTCTGACAAGGACGAGGAAGAGAAGGCGTTCGAGAGCTCTGACGCCAAGGAGGCCGACGATGACAAAtttgccgaggaagaagaggatgtcAAGAAGGAAAACAAAAAGGCGCGGCCGGAATGCGTGGTGTTCAGCGTGGGGAAGCTGAAGGTGAACGGGATCGGCGCGCTGTGCTCGTTCgggttcgccgccgccaccgtctgcATCTTCCTGATCGGCGGCAGGCTGCAGCACCACCACAGGCAGCAGCAACAGAAGATCCAGCTGCAGTTCTATGGCGATGATAAGGTAAGGTTCGATGACTCATTCAGTATTGTCCTTGTATACCTAATCCACAATCCCTTTTGTTTCTAGAATGAGTCTTTTGAcctaattaatgcaaaatattCAAGGTTTGAGCTTGACAGGCTACTAGACTTATCTTACTTGTGGTTCTCTGTATACTTGGATTAACTATGATGGCCCAACTTTGGCCTTCCTGTCATTTTAAATGGACTCGCCGGCCATCCAATCTTGGCCTTATGCTAAAAATAAGAACTAGGAGATTCTTGCGCCGGCTTATTAAGCTATTTGTTCTTAGAAATTCAGAAAGTTGCAGCTGTAGCCGATTCGTCTTATCCCTGAGAAGTTTGGCTGATGAAGATGCTTTGATGTGCAGAGAATCCAGCAGGTTGTGCAGCAGACCTCAAGGCTGAACCAGGCCATGTCATCCGTGATGGGGGCAGGAGGAGCATCAACAAGGGCCAACATCTCATTTGGTGGCTTCTACGATGGGTTCTGATCTCATCAGAGTGGAGTATCATCGTCAAGCACAAGTTGCCAATTGCCATGGTAATAGGTAGCAACTTATTAGATATGCTACGGCGTACGGCCAAGtggtctgaaactctgaatgtACACTACCACGTACCTGCACATAGTTTGTATTGGTTGTAAATAATTGGGTTCTTAGACCTTGGTTTATTACATACAGATAAGGATGGATTATTGCTAGGTTTGTTCAAGCTGATAGATAAGAGAAAGATTATTTGACTTATGCCGAAATAGGAAATGCTTAGTGGAGAAGTTAGTAACTGAACATGAATAATTCCTCCTCTTGACCTTGGTTTTCCAAGAGGGGATTTCTATGTGGATGACACTTTTATTTTACTCAACAAATGATTTGTGAACAGGCTAGGAGTAGTTTTCTATTACCTAAATTAAAAGAATTTCTTTTCAGTTTCTCCCTCATTTTTAAATTCATAAAATTTAGTACAATGCGATTCAGTTTAAAATAAACTAATTAGCTTGTCCTAAACATTATATACTAACACACAAAGTATTAAATTAGTAGGGCGCTGAGCCTCGTGGCACTATATTTTAACAGTGTAACCTAATCAGTTTGGCCCTAGCCATCTTTTTCTCAAAGAAGTTTCTATTCAAAAGTCAACATCTGCCCAAAAATTCCTCCTCAGCTGAAATTCTTGGCGCTGCCTGCCAACTGTGTGTCGTGGAGCACATTGTGACATGCCATCAATCTGGCCACTATTGTGCAAGGTGATGCGAACGTGCAAGCGTCCGACCACCCGGCCGGCAAATTAAGCTAACCGGGAACGTTACCGTTCTGAACATCACAAACTTTTCTAGCGTTTGTGAAAGGTTCACTGGATCTACAAAGAGACACGTTTCACTGTTGAGTAACCcagcttgtactggtactggacAGTGACGGATTCAAGAATTAAACATTGGGAGCTtatttctccttcttcttcctccttcctctcttttccttcttccaactcctttttctcttcccCTACTTCATCCATGGCTAAAAAATGATGGGGGGCTTTAGGGAGCTCCATGGGATACAAGGGGCTCCAACCCCATTCTCCCACGCTGGATCCGTTCTTGGTACTGGATGGTTAGACGTACTCACTCCATATAGAAAATAAAAGACGTTTAGGATAGTGACATAGTCTCCAAAAGTATAACTTGActgtttatttttataaaatatttgttgaaaagtgatatatgtatatttttatgaaagtgtttttaagacaaatctattcatatgactttcactttttcaaactcaataacttaaaagttattcataATTTATATTTCCAATGTTTAACACAAACCTTGTCTAAAACGACATTCTTTTCCTATACGGAGGGGGTAATTTGGATGCTAATAATGATTACGAG
This portion of the Panicum virgatum strain AP13 chromosome 2N, P.virgatum_v5, whole genome shotgun sequence genome encodes:
- the LOC120659658 gene encoding uncharacterized protein LOC120659658, which encodes MDRVGAGVPMDAGQDLWDWEVLPDRRSFSMGHGSMHPNAQETEEIVLPPSGDAAVADEPDVECKDIGVVLDETKPVPSVADLMVSDKDEEEKAFESSDAKEADDDKFAEEEEDVKKENKKARPECVVFSVGKLKVNGIGALCSFGFAAATVCIFLIGGRLQHHHRQQQQKIQLQFYGDDKRIQQVVQQTSRLNQAMSSVMGAGGASTRANISFGGFYDGF